One region of Pseudomonas sp. B21-040 genomic DNA includes:
- a CDS encoding pyocin S6 family toxin immunity protein yields MIFIAISGFFPEPNPDNSLQYEKDVPQVLEAAVLKVMGWSTLRDVPMGEHSLSPDQASVIMNLVGDPLREDLTYYMGLCSQD; encoded by the coding sequence ATGATATTTATCGCGATCAGTGGATTTTTCCCGGAGCCGAATCCCGACAATTCGTTGCAATATGAAAAGGATGTGCCGCAAGTCTTAGAGGCTGCAGTTTTGAAAGTCATGGGCTGGTCAACCTTGCGGGATGTGCCTATGGGTGAGCACTCACTCTCTCCCGATCAAGCCAGCGTGATTATGAATTTGGTGGGGGATCCCTTACGAGAGGACCTGACGTACTACATGGGACTTTGTAGCCAAGACTAG
- a CDS encoding glycine zipper 2TM domain-containing protein, giving the protein MRKSVLLVASFSTMAMLLTGCQSSLTGDSYSRDEARRVQTIRMGTIEALRPVKIEGTKTPIGGLAGAAVGGVGGSSIGGGKGSIVAAVIGAVAGGLVGSAAEEGLTRTQGVEITVREDDGSMRAYVQQVQENEVFRVGERVRIATVDGTSRVSH; this is encoded by the coding sequence ATGCGTAAGTCTGTTTTGTTGGTTGCTTCCTTTTCCACGATGGCGATGTTACTCACTGGCTGCCAATCGAGCCTGACCGGTGACTCCTACTCCCGTGATGAAGCGCGTCGTGTTCAAACGATTCGCATGGGCACCATCGAAGCGCTGCGTCCGGTGAAAATCGAAGGCACCAAAACCCCGATCGGCGGCCTCGCCGGTGCAGCGGTCGGCGGCGTTGGCGGGAGCTCCATCGGTGGCGGCAAAGGCAGCATCGTTGCTGCTGTTATCGGCGCAGTCGCCGGCGGCCTGGTGGGTTCGGCAGCTGAAGAAGGCCTGACTCGTACTCAAGGCGTAGAAATCACTGTTCGCGAAGACGACGGCAGCATGCGCGCCTATGTTCAGCAGGTTCAGGAGAATGAAGTATTCCGCGTAGGTGAGCGGGTACGGATTGCGACTGTTGACGGGACTAGCCGCGTTTCGCACTAA